The Pollutimonas sp. M17 sequence CTGCTGGGCGCGGAGCGCTTCTGGCCGGCTGAAAGCTACCATCGCGATTATTATCTGCGCAACCCCAACCAAGGCTACTGCCAGGCGGTGATTTCGCCCAAGCTGGCGAAATTCCGCAAGCGCTACGCGGCTCTGCTTGCGGCATAGCCTTGGGCCGGCTTCGGTCTTTGGCGCCGATGGCCTCAGGGCGTCTGCCCGCTTGCGGCGACTGCGCGCCAGTCGCCGCGGTCGGTAAGCCTGGCCAGGATCGCCACGATGGTCAGCGTGATCGCCACGCGGCCGACCAGGATGATCCAGATGTCCGCGCCCAGCGCCAGCAGAATCAAGGTGTCTTCGATCAGCGAGTGCGACAACGACAGCCATGCCAGGGCCAGAAACCGGGTTCGCGCCGAGAAATTCTGTTTTTCCGCCTCCTCGATGATCAGCGCGCCGCCATAAGTCAGCCCAAGCAATACGCCCACGGTCGTGACCGGCGCCACTTGGGCATTGAGCCCCGATACTTTCAGCAACGGCGTCATCGCGGCCGTTATGCGCCGGGTGATGCCCAGGCGATCCATGCCGTCCAGAATCATGACCAGGCCGGCAATGATCAGGAAGGTCAGGAGCAGCGAAAACGCCGTGGCCTGTATCCAGCCCATATAGCCGGCCGTTTGCCCTTCGGGCAGGAAGGACGATCCGCGCAGCCATTCGAAGGACAAGGGTTCGGACAGCGTGCCCGTCAGATGGCAGGCCCAGGACACCGCGGCGCCGTATACGATGGCGGTTCCTATGCGCAGGGCGGCGGTCACGCCGAAGCCGGCTCCCGCGCGGCGGACGATGGATTGTTCGACGGGTATGGCATGCGCGATCAGCATCATGGCCGAGAGGGCGCTTAGCTGCGCCGTCGTCATGTCCAGCGCATGCGCCAGGCCGGCCAGGGTGGCAAGGCCGCCGTAGATGCCGACAAACAAGGTGGTGACCCAGATGATGCCGGCCTCGGGCGGCATATGCAGCAGCGCCATGGCGGGCGCGATCAGCCGCCCGATCAGGTCCACCAGCCCGAAGTACTCCGCCACTTGCACGGCAATCATGACCGGCAGCATGACTTTGGTCACGGTGGCGAACATTCGCCAGCTGCGCTTCAGTAGCGCAATAATGTACGCCTGCATCGATGTATTCCTTCCGCCGACCTGTTCCGGTGTGAAAGAAGGAATTCTATCTGTTTACGGGCCGTCTGTCGGTCAGGCGGCCCGTGGCGCCTTTATTCCACGCTTTTCAGCACCCCGCGGCGCATCTGGTCCAGCTCGATCGACTCGAACAAGGCCTTGAAGTTGCCTTCGCCGAAGCCTTCGTTTCCTTTGCGCTGGATGATCTCGAAGAAGATCGGCCCGATCTGGTTCTCGGTGAAAATCTGCAGCAGCAAGCCGCCTTCCGCCGCGCCGTCCAGCAGTATCTTGTTCTTCTGCAGCCTGTCCACGTCCTCGCCGTGGTTGGGCAAGCGGCGGTCGAGCAGCTCGTAATAGGTGTCGGGCGTGTCCAGGAATTGCAGGCCGGATGCGCGCAGCTGTTCGACCGTGCGGTAGATGTCGTCGGTGGCCAGCGCGATGTGCTGGATGCCTTCGCCGCGATACAGATCCAGATATTCCTGGATCTGGCCTTTTTCCTCGGTGCCTTCCTCGTTGATCGGAATGCGGATATTGCCGCAGGGCGACGTCATGGCCTTGGACTTCACGCCGGTGACCTTGCCTTCGATGTCGAAGTAGCGTACCTCGCGGAAGTTGAACAGGCGTTCGTAGAACTCGGCCCATTCCGCCATGCGGCCCTTGTGGACGTTATGGGTAAGGTGGTCGACGATGGCCAGGCCGGCGCCTTGGTGGTCCAGGTCGGCCTGGGCCGTCTCGGTATCGATAGGCTCGAAATCCACATCGTAGATGCTGATGTCGCCGATGCCGCCGTGGCCCGCCTTGCCGTGCCAGCGGTCCACCAGGTAAATCAGGGAATCGCCTATTCCCTTGATGGCGGGGATGTTCAGTTCCATGGGGCCGCTGCCCGAGTCGAAGCCCCAGGCGCCCAGTTCGATGGCGCGCTTGTAGGCCTTGGCGGCATCGTCCACCCGGAAGGCAATCGCACAGATCGACGGGCCGTGCAGCCGGGCAAAGCGCTGGGCGAAGGAATCCGGTTCCGCATTGATCAGGAAGTTGATGCCGCCCTGGCGGTAAAGGGTCACGTTCTTGTTGCGGTGGCGGGCAATGGCCTTGAAGCCCAGGGTCTCGAATACTTTGCCCAGCGCAACGGGATCGGGTGCGGTGTATTCAATGAATTCGAAGCCGGCGGTTCCCATGGGGTTGTCCCAGGGTTGGAAGGAGGTGCTCATGTCTTTGCTCCGGAGTTTCCTGATGTGAGTCAATATAGATGTCGATGCCGAAATTGTAGAAAATAAGTGCTGGCAGGCGATTGCGAATATGGCTTGAAATAACTGCTTCAAAGCAATTTAATACCCATATTCATGGAAATACGGGTGTTTTATGGCTCAAAATGATCTGGACAGGATAGACCGGCAAATATTGATGGAATTGCAGCGCAACGGGCGCCTGAGCAATCAGGAGCTGGCCGACCGCGTTTCGCTTTCGCCCAGCCCCTGTCTGCGGCGGGTTCGGCGCCTGGAGGACGAGGGCTATATCCAGAACTATGTCGCACTGGTCGATCCCGATAAAGTCGGGCTGAAGCTGCTGGCCTACGTGACCATACGGCTCAACAAGGTGTTCCGGGCCAGCCATTCGCCGGTGTCGGATTTCGCCCGCGACGTGCAGACCTGGCCCGAGGTGGTGGAATGCTATGCCATGTCGGGCGATATGGATTACTTGCTGCGGGTGCAGGTGACGGACCTGACCGAATTCTCGCGCTTCGCCATGGACAAGCTGATGCAGCATCCAGCGGTGGTCGATATGCGGTCCAGCTTTACCTTGCAGCATATCAAAGAGACGACGGTTATCTCGGTCTAGCCATTGCGGCGGGCTGGTTCGGCACTGTGGTGACCGACCGCCATGCATCCGCGGTGCTGCGGCCTGTCCTCCTTACCCGGGGCCGGACCGTGGAAGCAGTATGGCCAGGTCGGGGCGGCACTCCGCTTGGCCCGGGCCAGTGTATGGGCCGGCGGCCGCTGCTCTTGGGCTCAGTTCCCGGGCTTACATCCACTATATATATAGAGCAAGTTGCTTCGACGGCGGGCTTGAACGGTGGACGACCGTGAGCAAGCTGTGTATGGAAGAGGTTCCTCCTATAGAAAGAGGTCTCTCCTATATATAGAGAGTCTGGAGCGGATGTGTAGAGATAGAGCGGAATCGATATGCGGCGATCTATATAGAGATAAGGGTCTACAGATAGAGGGCCGCCAATTTGATGTGAAAGCACACCGGGCTTTGGACGCGCTGGCTTAGGGCTTATATGAATACGCCGTACCGATATGCGGCCAAGCGTGTGAATGCGCGTTTTTTCGTACGGAAGGCCAGGCGGAATCATTCTTTCGACGCTCGTGCTTCAAAAAGC is a genomic window containing:
- a CDS encoding nucleoside recognition domain-containing protein; the encoded protein is MQAYIIALLKRSWRMFATVTKVMLPVMIAVQVAEYFGLVDLIGRLIAPAMALLHMPPEAGIIWVTTLFVGIYGGLATLAGLAHALDMTTAQLSALSAMMLIAHAIPVEQSIVRRAGAGFGVTAALRIGTAIVYGAAVSWACHLTGTLSEPLSFEWLRGSSFLPEGQTAGYMGWIQATAFSLLLTFLIIAGLVMILDGMDRLGITRRITAAMTPLLKVSGLNAQVAPVTTVGVLLGLTYGGALIIEEAEKQNFSARTRFLALAWLSLSHSLIEDTLILLALGADIWIILVGRVAITLTIVAILARLTDRGDWRAVAASGQTP
- the hppD gene encoding 4-hydroxyphenylpyruvate dioxygenase, whose amino-acid sequence is MSTSFQPWDNPMGTAGFEFIEYTAPDPVALGKVFETLGFKAIARHRNKNVTLYRQGGINFLINAEPDSFAQRFARLHGPSICAIAFRVDDAAKAYKRAIELGAWGFDSGSGPMELNIPAIKGIGDSLIYLVDRWHGKAGHGGIGDISIYDVDFEPIDTETAQADLDHQGAGLAIVDHLTHNVHKGRMAEWAEFYERLFNFREVRYFDIEGKVTGVKSKAMTSPCGNIRIPINEEGTEEKGQIQEYLDLYRGEGIQHIALATDDIYRTVEQLRASGLQFLDTPDTYYELLDRRLPNHGEDVDRLQKNKILLDGAAEGGLLLQIFTENQIGPIFFEIIQRKGNEGFGEGNFKALFESIELDQMRRGVLKSVE
- a CDS encoding Lrp/AsnC family transcriptional regulator, which translates into the protein MAQNDLDRIDRQILMELQRNGRLSNQELADRVSLSPSPCLRRVRRLEDEGYIQNYVALVDPDKVGLKLLAYVTIRLNKVFRASHSPVSDFARDVQTWPEVVECYAMSGDMDYLLRVQVTDLTEFSRFAMDKLMQHPAVVDMRSSFTLQHIKETTVISV